Genomic window (Drosophila willistoni isolate 14030-0811.24 chromosome 2L unlocalized genomic scaffold, UCI_dwil_1.1 Seg196, whole genome shotgun sequence):
gcggttaaaattTTCAAGTAACTTAAACTTAACTTTTTGTAGGGCCCTTTTTCCAAATGGTGATTCGATGGTTTGCATTATTGATGATCGTGAAGACGTGTGGAATATGGCCTCCAATTTAATCCAAGTGAAGCCTTATCACTTTTTTCAGCATACAGGAGACATAAATGCACCACCTGGCTTGTCCAAACATGAACTCGATGGCGAGGGAGTCGACTTCAAAGGTGGgaagaattaaaaaatatgAGATGGctgttggttggttttttataaatttgccTCTACAGAAATCGACAAGATCCCAGAAAAGAAGGAAGAGCAGGATACGAATAAAGAAAATGACGACAAACCTGCTGATAGTACTGTATCCAGCACAAGCAAAGGTAATGAGGCAGAGAACGAAGACGAATCAGTGGATGTATTTGAGTTGGATAAACAGAGTGATACCAAGGATTGCacaaatatttgtaaaaaatTGAACGGTCAACTTGAAAACACAGACAATGAATTTAATGAAGAAAAAGCTAAGCAAACTTTGACTAGCGATATTGAAGACATTGTTGTCATTGACGATAAGGAGGAAATGGCTGCGATATCAATAAATGTTAAAAGACCAGTTGAATCTGAAACTGTGGATTCTTCCTGTAGCAGCTCGACTACCAACATCGATGGACAGAAacatcaaattgaaattgaggATCCAGATGACTATTTACTTTATCTGGAGGTCATTTTGCGAAATATTCATAAGCGATTTTACGCAATCTATGATGAGACCAGAGAAATACCTGATTTGAAAATCATTGTGCCGAAAATACGTTGCGAAGTGCTGCGCGGTCAAAATCTGGTCTTTTCCGGTTTGGTACCAACACAGATGCAACTAGAACAATCGCGGGCGTATTTCATAGCCAAAAGTCTAGGAGCCGAAGTACAATCTAATATTGGGAAGGATATAACACACTTAGTAGCTGTCAATGCTGGCACATACAAAGTAAATGCGGCCAAAAGAGATGAACACATTAAAGTTGTCAATGCCAACTGGTTATGGGCTTGTGCCGAACGCTGGGAGCATGTGGAGGAAAAACTCTTTCCCCTAGATCGCAAAGTACGCAATAAAGGCCGCCAACCTCCTGCCCATTGTCATAGTCCCGAGCATGTAGTTAACTATAGCGAACGATCGGAAATCTCGCCATCCAGCAGCAAACAGCAAGAAGAGCAGGGTGTGAATTTTCGTGAAACTCTCAACCCTTTGCTTGTATTCACTAATGCAGACATTGAGAGTATGAATAAGGAATTTGAAACCTTCTTCGAGTCTGACTCTTCTAGTGACGAGGGACCTGTAAACTTTGGTAAGATTTAAATATAAACGCGGAACTTTTAACAAAAGTGTATATTTATTGCTTTTTACCAAAATAGAAAATCCTCCAATGGACAAAAAGCTGCTTAAGCGAAAACGGGAAGACGACAACTCTAATCGAGCGCACGATTTTTTTACGCGCATCACCGATGATGTTATAATAGGAACAACAAGCAGTAACTTGACAACAGAGTTGGACAAGAGTTctaacgacgacgacgatgacaaCGCCAATgaagatgatgacgatgacatGCCTAGCGCAAAGTTTCGTCGGGGTAAATTAATGAATCTTTTTGTCGTTTATTTTTCATACAACTCTTTTCTTGTTAAGCAGGTGAGAAGTTACCTTCTGATTTAGAAATGGGATCCGACTCAAACAGTGAAAACAATCAGGAAGACGAGGACGATGGCGAATGGAATATGATGGGCGCCGCTCTCGAACGT
Coding sequences:
- the LOC6639733 gene encoding RNA polymerase II subunit A C-terminal domain phosphatase, with amino-acid sequence MHKPKQEEHSQTGQSNSLQANPSGQPHDGPGSERCESGKSHRGIVIVLDTRCIRINKWRVREGQHVSPAQILFLYQEVNDGEICEKNQKKAGGIQKYKSNRAGVVRKRLRKEGDLVLKGDTLLELTECIHTTVIKDMCADCGADLRQNENGQTSEASVPIVHTMPDLKVTQKLAQKLGHDDTRRLLADRKLVLLVDLDQTVIHTTNDVVPDNIKGIYHFQLYGPQSPWYHTRLRPGTADFLDRMSHLYELHICTFGARNYAHMIAQLLDPEGKFFSHRILSRDECFNATSKTDNLKALFPNGDSMVCIIDDREDVWNMASNLIQVKPYHFFQHTGDINAPPGLSKHELDGEGVDFKEIDKIPEKKEEQDTNKENDDKPADSTVSSTSKGNEAENEDESVDVFELDKQSDTKDCTNICKKLNGQLENTDNEFNEEKAKQTLTSDIEDIVVIDDKEEMAAISINVKRPVESETVDSSCSSSTTNIDGQKHQIEIEDPDDYLLYLEVILRNIHKRFYAIYDETREIPDLKIIVPKIRCEVLRGQNLVFSGLVPTQMQLEQSRAYFIAKSLGAEVQSNIGKDITHLVAVNAGTYKVNAAKRDEHIKVVNANWLWACAERWEHVEEKLFPLDRKVRNKGRQPPAHCHSPEHVVNYSERSEISPSSSKQQEEQGVNFRETLNPLLVFTNADIESMNKEFETFFESDSSSDEGPVNFENPPMDKKLLKRKREDDNSNRAHDFFTRITDDVIIGTTSSNLTTELDKSSNDDDDDNANEDDDDDMPSAKFRRGEKLPSDLEMGSDSNSENNQEDEDDGEWNMMGAALEREFLGLED